A stretch of Gemmobacter fulvus DNA encodes these proteins:
- a CDS encoding penicillin-binding protein 1A — protein sequence MLRFVGSFFGAIFTAVTLALLFIALSIGAVFWIYSRDLPSHESLAQYTPPTISRIYDGEGRMIDEFAEERRLFVPIEDVPDLIKHAFVSAEDKNFYTHKGYDARGILAAGIEAVTSRGQNVRGASTITQQVMKNFLLGGERKAERKIKEIILATRLEETLSKDKILELYLNEIFLGQNSYGVAAAAQTYFNKSLVQLAPHEAAMLASMPQAPGEYHPVRAKERVTQRRNYVLREMWQNGYIDEATYLSEKDMPLKSVQNGDYPAFRNGLPPRDYFTDEIRRQLSGSFGQQEFFGGGLAIRATVDPELQEAAAKALRAGLERYDRGQGVWRGTRKTLPVEQLTSQDAWRAALADVEVPRDIAGWHPAVVLELGESSARIGIEGVDEDADGHFIPAEDVTWARKRLKDGKLGKKARVPADLLDVGDVVLVRAVTSDDDGSFKRWSLRQVPEVQGAFMAMDVFSGRVLAMQGGFSYQDSVFNRTTQAARQPGSSFKPFVYAAALDSGFTPATIVVDAPIELNTPQGLWRPKNASNKFYGPTPLRTGIEQSRNLMTVRIAQEIGMETVAGYAERFGVYDRMQAFLSNSLGSQETTLFKMVAAYAMFANGGERVEPTLVDRVQDRYGKSVYRHDLRKCEDCSLGTLPKGAAPRISSSRERVMDPITAYQLTSMMQGVVERGTARGINLPVPVAGKTGTTNDAKDVWFIGYTSNIAAGCYIGYDNPRTLGSSASGGGFCGPVFESFMRTAIKKYGGGKFAVPPGGYFIKIDRFTGARLSDDAQGDHVVSEYFREGEDPIFGTGQMVDGGFGMGSNLPLFAYGEADTGGASATVTTSTGKTRVIPKKADFGTLSSGGLY from the coding sequence GTGCTGAGGTTTGTCGGGTCTTTCTTCGGAGCGATTTTCACAGCGGTGACGCTGGCGCTGTTGTTCATTGCCCTGTCGATCGGAGCGGTGTTCTGGATCTATTCGCGCGATCTGCCCAGCCACGAAAGCCTCGCCCAATATACCCCGCCGACGATCAGCCGCATCTATGACGGTGAAGGCCGCATGATCGACGAATTCGCCGAAGAGCGCCGCCTGTTCGTACCGATCGAAGATGTGCCCGACCTGATCAAACATGCGTTCGTCTCGGCCGAGGACAAGAATTTCTATACCCACAAGGGCTATGACGCGCGCGGTATTCTTGCGGCGGGCATCGAGGCGGTCACCTCGCGCGGGCAGAATGTGCGCGGCGCCTCGACCATCACACAGCAGGTGATGAAGAACTTCCTGTTGGGCGGTGAACGCAAGGCAGAGCGCAAGATCAAGGAAATCATCCTCGCCACCCGGCTGGAAGAGACGCTGAGCAAGGACAAGATCCTTGAGCTGTATCTGAACGAGATCTTCCTTGGGCAGAACTCTTACGGCGTGGCGGCAGCGGCGCAGACCTATTTCAACAAATCGCTGGTGCAGCTGGCCCCGCATGAGGCGGCGATGCTGGCCTCGATGCCGCAGGCCCCCGGCGAATATCATCCGGTGCGCGCCAAGGAGCGCGTGACCCAGCGCCGCAACTATGTGCTGCGCGAGATGTGGCAGAACGGCTATATCGACGAGGCGACCTATCTGTCCGAAAAGGACATGCCGCTGAAATCGGTGCAGAATGGCGATTACCCGGCCTTCCGCAACGGCCTGCCGCCGCGGGACTATTTCACCGACGAAATCCGCCGCCAGCTGTCGGGCAGCTTTGGCCAGCAGGAGTTCTTCGGTGGCGGCCTTGCGATTCGGGCCACGGTCGACCCCGAGCTGCAAGAGGCCGCCGCGAAAGCGCTGCGCGCCGGGCTGGAACGCTATGACCGCGGGCAGGGCGTCTGGCGCGGCACCCGCAAGACCCTGCCGGTGGAGCAGCTGACCTCACAAGACGCATGGCGCGCCGCGCTGGCCGATGTGGAAGTGCCGCGCGATATTGCGGGCTGGCATCCGGCAGTGGTGCTGGAACTGGGTGAAAGCTCGGCCCGGATCGGCATCGAAGGCGTGGATGAGGATGCCGATGGCCATTTCATCCCGGCTGAGGATGTAACCTGGGCGCGCAAGCGGCTGAAGGATGGCAAGCTGGGCAAGAAGGCCCGTGTGCCTGCCGACCTGCTCGATGTCGGCGATGTGGTGCTGGTGCGGGCTGTCACCTCGGATGACGATGGCAGCTTCAAACGCTGGTCGCTGCGGCAGGTGCCGGAAGTGCAGGGCGCCTTCATGGCGATGGATGTGTTCTCGGGCCGGGTTCTGGCGATGCAGGGCGGGTTTTCCTATCAGGATTCGGTGTTCAACCGCACCACCCAGGCCGCGCGCCAGCCGGGGTCGAGCTTCAAGCCCTTCGTCTATGCCGCCGCCTTGGACAGCGGCTTTACCCCCGCCACCATCGTGGTCGACGCCCCGATCGAGCTGAACACGCCGCAGGGCCTGTGGCGGCCCAAGAATGCCTCGAACAAATTCTACGGCCCGACGCCGCTGCGCACCGGGATCGAGCAGAGCCGGAACCTGATGACGGTGCGGATCGCGCAGGAAATCGGCATGGAAACCGTGGCCGGATATGCCGAACGCTTTGGCGTCTATGACCGGATGCAGGCCTTCCTGTCGAACTCGCTGGGCTCGCAGGAAACCACGCTGTTCAAGATGGTTGCCGCCTATGCCATGTTCGCCAATGGCGGCGAGCGGGTGGAGCCGACGCTGGTGGACCGGGTGCAGGACCGCTATGGCAAATCGGTCTACCGTCACGATCTGCGCAAATGCGAGGATTGCAGTCTGGGCACGCTGCCCAAGGGTGCCGCCCCGCGCATCAGCTCCAGCCGTGAACGGGTGATGGATCCGATCACCGCCTATCAGCTCACCTCAATGATGCAGGGCGTGGTGGAACGCGGCACGGCGCGCGGCATCAACCTGCCGGTGCCGGTTGCAGGCAAGACCGGCACCACCAATGATGCTAAGGACGTGTGGTTCATCGGCTATACGTCGAACATCGCGGCGGGCTGCTACATCGGGTATGACAATCCGCGCACGCTGGGCAGCAGTGCGTCGGGCGGCGGCTTCTGCGGCCCGGTGTTTGAAAGCTTCATGCGGACAGCGATCAAGAAATACGGCGGCGGCAAGTTCGCCGTGCCGCCGGGCGGGTATTTCATCAAGATCGACCGTTTCACCGGCGCGCGCCTGTCGGATGATGCGCAGGGCGATCATGTCGTGTCCGAGTATTTCCGCGAAGGCGAAGACCCGATCTTCGGCACCGGTCAGATGGTCGATGGCGGCTTTGGCATGGGCTCCAACCTGCCGCTGTTTGCTTATGGCGAGGCCGATACCGGCGGGGCCTCGGCCACCGTGACCACCTCGACCGGCAAGACCAGGGTTATCCCCAAGAAGGCGGACTTCGGAACGCTCAGCTCCGGCGGCCTTTATTGA
- a CDS encoding DUF2189 domain-containing protein — translation MTDIEIGQVGWGDLRASLAAGWRDFRAAPLYGLLFSGVYVAGGWLILWAMTAKGQLWWTLPASAGFPILGPFIACGFYEISRRLEQAEPLTWRGVAGVIFRQKDRQIPSIAAVIVVFFLFWNFLAHMIFALFLGTMSMTNISSSLEVFTTAQGMTMLAVGSGVGAVFATLLYALTVVSLPLLLDREVDFVTAMLTSFALVQANPLVMLVWGGLIAISLFAAMLPWFLGLFVVLPVLGHATWHLYRRALV, via the coding sequence ATGACGGATATCGAGATCGGGCAAGTGGGCTGGGGCGATCTGCGCGCCAGTCTTGCGGCAGGGTGGCGGGATTTCAGGGCGGCACCGCTCTATGGGTTGCTGTTCTCCGGCGTCTATGTGGCCGGGGGCTGGCTGATCCTGTGGGCGATGACCGCAAAGGGGCAATTGTGGTGGACGCTGCCCGCCAGCGCCGGGTTTCCCATCCTTGGCCCCTTCATCGCCTGCGGTTTTTACGAGATTTCGCGGCGGCTGGAACAGGCAGAGCCTTTGACATGGCGCGGCGTGGCCGGGGTGATCTTCCGCCAGAAGGACCGCCAGATCCCGTCGATTGCGGCGGTCATCGTGGTGTTCTTCCTGTTCTGGAACTTTCTGGCGCATATGATCTTCGCGCTGTTTCTGGGCACCATGTCGATGACCAATATTTCCAGCTCGCTGGAGGTGTTCACCACCGCGCAGGGCATGACCATGCTGGCGGTGGGCAGCGGCGTGGGGGCGGTGTTTGCCACGCTGCTCTATGCGCTGACCGTGGTCAGCCTGCCGCTGTTGCTGGACCGCGAGGTGGATTTCGTGACCGCGATGCTGACCAGCTTTGCGCTGGTGCAGGCCAATCCGCTGGTCATGCTGGTCTGGGGCGGCCTTATCGCCATCAGCCTGTTTGCAGCGATGCTGCCGTGGTTTCTGGGGCTGTTCGTGGTGCTGCCGGTGCTGGGCCATGCCACCTGGCATCTCTATCGCCGCGCGCTGGTCTGA
- a CDS encoding M23 family metallopeptidase — protein MLTRLAYRINATLDRYLPEQRLFLKSDASTRFIRLRPTTQALALAGGAALLTWTFIATSILLMDSIAAGSDGDQALRQQALFEERLTALSNDRDLRAEEALRAQERFNLALAEVSQMQGRLLASEDRRKELETGIDVIQNTLRRTIKERDEARGEAERVAVALSEQTGAPRTEAGRARDALATLDIMAGALGSTARERDEMVEMANRAREETAEIAQAKEALELRNDAIFARLEEAVTVSMEPLDNMFRAAGLSPDDLLNQVRKGYSGQGGPLTPFVSTKGGALAPDETRANAILGGLDRMNLYRLAAVKSPFANPIPSGRYRFTSGFGTRNDPKGAGRRMHEGLDFAGSYGTPITATADGTVIEAGWGNGYGRMVKIRHDFGVTTLYAHMSEIHVSAGQRVSRGDRIGDMGNSGRSTGTHLHYEVHIGGRPVNPMTFIKAASDVF, from the coding sequence GTGCTGACGCGCCTTGCCTACCGGATCAATGCCACGCTCGACCGTTATCTGCCCGAGCAGCGGCTGTTCCTGAAATCGGACGCCTCGACCCGGTTTATCCGCCTGCGCCCCACCACGCAGGCGCTCGCCCTTGCCGGGGGCGCCGCCCTGCTGACCTGGACCTTCATTGCCACCTCGATCCTGCTGATGGACAGCATTGCCGCAGGTTCGGACGGCGATCAGGCGCTGCGCCAGCAGGCACTGTTTGAAGAACGGCTGACCGCCCTGTCGAATGACCGCGACCTGCGCGCCGAAGAAGCGCTGCGCGCGCAGGAACGCTTCAACCTTGCCCTGGCCGAAGTCAGCCAGATGCAGGGCCGGCTTCTCGCCTCCGAGGATCGCCGCAAGGAGCTGGAAACCGGCATCGATGTGATCCAGAACACCCTGCGCCGCACCATCAAGGAACGCGACGAGGCGCGCGGCGAGGCCGAGCGTGTGGCGGTTGCCCTGTCGGAACAGACCGGCGCGCCGCGCACCGAAGCGGGCCGCGCCCGCGATGCGCTGGCCACGCTCGACATCATGGCCGGGGCGCTTGGCTCCACCGCCCGCGAACGCGACGAAATGGTCGAAATGGCCAACCGTGCCCGCGAGGAAACCGCCGAAATCGCCCAGGCGAAAGAGGCGCTGGAACTGCGCAATGACGCGATCTTTGCCCGGCTGGAAGAGGCCGTCACCGTGTCGATGGAGCCGCTGGACAATATGTTCCGCGCGGCGGGCCTGTCGCCGGATGACCTGCTCAATCAGGTGCGCAAGGGCTATTCCGGCCAAGGCGGGCCGCTGACGCCTTTCGTCTCCACCAAGGGCGGCGCGCTGGCGCCTGATGAAACCCGCGCCAATGCCATTCTGGGCGGGCTGGACCGGATGAACCTCTATCGTCTGGCCGCCGTCAAATCGCCCTTCGCCAATCCGATCCCGTCGGGCCGCTATCGCTTTACCTCGGGCTTCGGCACCCGCAACGATCCCAAGGGCGCCGGGCGGCGGATGCACGAAGGCCTCGATTTCGCGGGCAGCTATGGCACGCCGATCACCGCCACCGCCGATGGCACGGTGATCGAGGCGGGCTGGGGCAATGGCTATGGCCGGATGGTGAAGATCCGGCATGACTTCGGCGTCACTACACTTTATGCTCATATGTCTGAAATCCACGTCAGCGCCGGTCAAAGGGTATCGCGCGGCGACCGGATCGGTGATATGGGCAATTCAGGCCGGTCGACCGGCACACATCTCCACTACGAGGTTCATATCGGGGGCCGTCCGGTCAATCCGATGACCTTCATCAAGGCAGCGAGCGATGTTTTCTAA
- a CDS encoding YhdP family protein, translating into MTETGTPAAETTAQAKPRRRARFGLWLLLSLLLLVATAGFGVLALTGKPLRLPVWAVAEAEARLNAALPLSETALSLGGVEVTVGTDWVPRLRLENLNLARRSGGGTILRLPEARVAFDPAALLRGALRPSSVVLSGASVRLRRDATGRFDLDLGGGMAAKDLGSFAEVLDGIDRVFAAPELASLRDVTAEALSLTLEDARAGRVWQVGDGRFALLNAADTLGMELGLTLTTPGQDPAQALLSVTSEKASSEARLRATVERVAARDIAGQAPVLGFLSVLDAPISGKLNAALDKTGQVAALDGELRLAAGALRPSPESHPIAFDSAVIGLSFDPTEEKITLTDVQVQSPSLRLSASGHVYAPGVTQGRPEAFLGQIAFAQVMVDPEGLFTEPVTFSQGALDLRLRLDPFRIEVGQLTLLEEGRRLEARGQASADAKGWRLSLDLALDAIRHDRLLALWPVSAVPKTREWLVENVQEGLLANVKVALRLEPGQEPRFSLGYDFADADVRFLKTLPPIRKGHGYATIEGNSYTMVLDQGQVTPPKGGAIDMAGSVFSVLDILQKPAQAEINLRTSSSLTAALSLLDEKPFNFLTKAGRPVELGEGRAELTAVLRMPLVKKILLKDVSYQVEGRLSDVRSDLLVPGKVLTAPALTLIASPSGMRISGAGLMGAVPFEATYSQDFKPEAKGRSQVTGWAEISPRAEAEFSLGLPKGALSGKGRGDFTLDLVKGAAPQLSLSSDLRGLVLAVPELGWRKPAERAGKLTLSATLGKPANVQALTLEAPGLSLRGSLSLRPEGGLERARFSRVQVADWLDAPVTLTGRGKGRSAAVSVEGGLFDLRRLPDLGGGGGGGDSAPMRVALDRVQVSEGIALTGLRGEFATRGGFNGSFTARVNEVAEVRGTVVPMRAGTALRLISANAGGVLASAGIFSNARGGAMDLQLAPTGAKGHYRGLVTAKDFRVRNAPVLAALLSAISVVGILEQLNGEGLVFNEADAEFRLTPAGIEVTRGAAVGASMGVSMAGTYDIGSKRLNMQGVISPIYLLNGIGAVLTRRGEGLFGFNYDIGGTSERPRVSVNPLSIFTPGMFRDIFRRPVPRLEPQG; encoded by the coding sequence ATGACCGAGACGGGCACCCCAGCGGCGGAGACGACGGCGCAGGCCAAACCGCGCCGCCGCGCGCGTTTCGGCCTGTGGCTGCTGCTGAGCCTGCTGTTGCTGGTGGCGACTGCGGGGTTCGGGGTTCTGGCGCTGACCGGCAAGCCGCTGCGCCTGCCGGTCTGGGCGGTGGCCGAGGCCGAGGCACGGCTGAATGCGGCGCTGCCGCTGTCGGAAACCGCGCTGTCGCTGGGCGGGGTCGAGGTGACGGTGGGCACCGACTGGGTGCCACGGCTGCGGCTGGAAAACCTGAACCTCGCGCGGCGCAGCGGCGGCGGCACCATCCTGCGCCTGCCCGAAGCGCGGGTGGCCTTTGATCCGGCGGCGCTGCTGCGCGGCGCGCTGCGCCCGTCGTCGGTGGTGCTGTCGGGTGCCTCGGTGCGGTTGCGCCGGGATGCGACGGGGCGGTTTGATCTGGATCTGGGTGGCGGCATGGCGGCCAAGGATCTGGGCAGCTTTGCCGAGGTGCTGGATGGCATCGACCGGGTGTTCGCCGCCCCCGAACTGGCCAGCCTGCGCGACGTGACCGCCGAGGCACTGTCGCTGACGCTGGAGGATGCGCGCGCCGGTCGGGTCTGGCAGGTGGGCGACGGGCGCTTTGCGCTGCTGAACGCCGCCGACACGCTGGGGATGGAGCTGGGCCTGACGCTGACCACACCGGGGCAGGATCCGGCGCAGGCGCTGCTGTCGGTCACGTCGGAAAAGGCCAGCTCCGAGGCCCGGCTGCGCGCCACGGTGGAGCGGGTGGCCGCGCGCGACATTGCCGGTCAGGCCCCGGTGCTGGGCTTTCTGTCGGTGCTGGATGCGCCGATCTCTGGCAAGCTGAACGCGGCGCTGGACAAGACCGGGCAGGTGGCGGCGCTGGACGGTGAATTGCGGCTGGCGGCGGGGGCCTTGCGGCCCAGCCCGGAAAGCCATCCCATCGCCTTTGACAGCGCGGTGATCGGCCTGTCCTTTGATCCGACCGAAGAAAAGATCACCCTGACCGATGTGCAGGTGCAAAGCCCGTCGCTGCGGCTGTCGGCCTCGGGGCATGTCTATGCGCCGGGGGTGACGCAGGGGCGGCCCGAGGCGTTTCTGGGCCAGATCGCCTTTGCGCAGGTGATGGTGGATCCCGAAGGCCTGTTCACCGAGCCGGTGACCTTCAGTCAGGGCGCGCTGGATCTGCGGCTGCGGCTGGATCCGTTCCGCATCGAGGTGGGGCAACTGACCCTGCTGGAAGAGGGGCGGCGGCTGGAGGCGCGCGGTCAGGCCAGCGCCGATGCGAAGGGCTGGCGGCTGTCGCTCGATCTGGCGCTGGATGCGATCCGGCATGATCGGCTGCTCGCGCTGTGGCCGGTGTCGGCGGTGCCCAAGACGCGCGAATGGCTGGTGGAGAATGTGCAGGAAGGGCTGCTCGCCAATGTGAAAGTGGCACTGCGGCTGGAGCCGGGGCAGGAGCCGCGCTTTTCGCTGGGCTATGATTTTGCCGATGCCGATGTGCGCTTTCTGAAAACCCTGCCGCCGATCCGCAAGGGCCATGGCTATGCGACCATCGAGGGCAACAGCTATACGATGGTGCTGGATCAGGGGCAGGTGACGCCGCCCAAGGGCGGGGCCATCGACATGGCCGGATCGGTGTTTTCGGTGCTGGACATCCTGCAAAAGCCGGCACAGGCCGAAATCAATCTGCGCACCTCTTCCAGCCTGACGGCGGCGCTGTCCTTGCTGGACGAAAAGCCCTTCAATTTTCTGACCAAGGCCGGGCGTCCGGTCGAACTGGGCGAAGGGCGGGCCGAGCTGACGGCGGTGCTGCGGATGCCGTTGGTGAAAAAGATCCTGCTCAAGGATGTGTCCTATCAGGTGGAAGGGCGGCTCAGCGATGTGCGCTCTGACCTGCTGGTGCCCGGCAAGGTGCTGACGGCCCCGGCGCTGACGCTGATCGCCAGTCCCTCCGGGATGCGCATTTCGGGCGCGGGGCTGATGGGCGCGGTGCCGTTCGAAGCGACTTATAGCCAGGATTTCAAACCCGAAGCCAAGGGCCGGTCACAGGTGACGGGCTGGGCCGAGATTTCGCCCCGCGCCGAGGCCGAGTTTTCGCTGGGCCTGCCGAAGGGCGCATTGTCGGGCAAGGGGCGCGGCGATTTCACGTTGGATCTGGTGAAGGGGGCGGCACCGCAACTCTCTCTCAGCTCGGATCTGCGCGGGCTGGTGCTGGCGGTGCCGGAACTGGGCTGGCGCAAACCGGCAGAGCGGGCAGGCAAGCTGACGCTTTCGGCCACGCTGGGCAAACCCGCGAATGTGCAGGCGCTGACGCTGGAGGCCCCCGGCCTGTCGCTGCGCGGCAGCCTCAGCCTGCGGCCCGAGGGCGGGCTTGAGCGGGCACGGTTCAGCCGCGTGCAGGTGGCTGACTGGCTGGATGCGCCGGTCACGCTGACCGGGCGCGGCAAGGGCCGGTCGGCGGCGGTCAGTGTCGAGGGCGGGCTGTTCGATCTGCGTCGGCTGCCCGATCTGGGCGGCGGCGGCGGCGGCGGTGACAGCGCGCCGATGCGGGTGGCGCTGGACCGGGTGCAGGTGTCCGAGGGCATCGCACTGACCGGGCTGCGCGGCGAGTTTGCCACGCGCGGCGGCTTCAACGGCAGTTTCACCGCGCGGGTGAACGAGGTGGCCGAGGTGCGGGGCACCGTGGTGCCGATGCGCGCGGGCACGGCGCTGCGGCTGATCTCTGCCAATGCGGGCGGGGTGCTGGCCTCGGCCGGGATCTTCAGCAATGCGCGGGGCGGGGCGATGGATCTGCAACTCGCGCCCACCGGGGCCAAGGGGCATTACCGCGGCCTTGTGACGGCAAAGGATTTCCGGGTGCGCAATGCGCCGGTGCTGGCGGCGCTGCTGTCGGCCATCTCTGTCGTGGGGATTCTGGAGCAGCTGAACGGCGAGGGGCTGGTGTTCAACGAGGCGGATGCAGAGTTCCGCTTGACGCCCGCAGGGATCGAAGTCACCAGAGGCGCTGCGGTGGGGGCCTCGATGGGGGTCTCCATGGCGGGAACCTATGATATTGGCAGCAAGCGGCTCAACATGCAGGGCGTCATCTCTCCGATCTATCTGCTCAACGGAATTGGCGCGGTGTTGACGCGCCGGGGCGAAGGGCTGTTCGGCTTCAACTATGATATTGGCGGCACGTCGGAACGCCCGCGCGTTTCGGTCAACCCGCTGTCGATCTTTACCCCCGGCATGTTCCGCGACATTTTTCGCCGCCCCGTGCCCCGGCTGGAGCCGCAGGGATGA
- a CDS encoding ferritin-like domain-containing protein produces the protein MPQSLAQMAVEVLTTADGRAKSALSRAHAATWRAARAAGTPLPVGTATPPLHPARPTTPRLLPPRDVPRRRPGSPQGRIALLHAVAHIELNAVDLHWDIIARFGHVPMPLGFYDDWVKCADEESNHFNLICDCLEAQGSHYGALDAHAGMWRAAEDTAEDLFGRLAVVPMVLEARGLDVTPGMIEIFRKAGDPQTLAALSVIYAEEVAHVAYGSKWFNWLCGRDGLDPKDQFHALVRRYFHGSLKPPFNEEKRAEAGLPPDFYWPLTEADAP, from the coding sequence ATGCCGCAGAGCCTGGCCCAGATGGCGGTGGAGGTGCTGACCACCGCCGACGGGCGCGCCAAATCTGCCCTGTCGCGCGCCCATGCCGCCACATGGCGGGCGGCACGGGCGGCGGGCACGCCGCTGCCCGTCGGCACGGCCACGCCGCCCCTGCATCCGGCCCGGCCCACCACACCACGCCTGCTGCCGCCGCGCGACGTCCCGCGCCGCCGCCCCGGCAGCCCGCAAGGCAGGATCGCCCTGCTGCACGCCGTCGCGCATATCGAGCTGAACGCGGTGGATCTGCACTGGGACATCATCGCCCGCTTCGGCCATGTTCCCATGCCGCTGGGTTTCTATGATGACTGGGTGAAATGCGCCGATGAAGAATCCAATCATTTCAATCTGATCTGTGATTGTCTTGAAGCGCAGGGCAGCCATTATGGCGCCCTGGATGCCCATGCGGGCATGTGGCGCGCCGCCGAGGATACCGCCGAAGACCTGTTCGGGCGGCTGGCGGTGGTGCCGATGGTGCTGGAGGCGCGGGGGCTGGACGTAACCCCCGGCATGATCGAGATCTTCCGCAAGGCCGGGGATCCGCAGACGCTGGCCGCGCTGAGCGTGATCTATGCCGAAGAAGTCGCCCATGTGGCCTATGGTTCCAAATGGTTCAACTGGCTCTGTGGCCGCGACGGGCTGGACCCGAAAGACCAGTTCCACGCGCTGGTGCGCCGCTATTTTCACGGCAGCCTGAAACCGCCGTTCAACGAGGAAAAACGCGCCGAGGCCGGGCTGCCCCCGGATTTCTACTGGCCGCTGACCGAGGCGGATGCCCCGTAA
- the prfB gene encoding peptide chain release factor 2, translated as MRSETQNHVDAIRKSLKLLAQRMDWDTAPHRLEEFNAMIEDPNLWNDPAKAQKLMRERQMLLDAVGTYKMIDSGLRDNVELIELGEMEDDQEIITEAEAAIRALVETARAKELEALLDGEADGNDTFLEVNAGAGGTESCDWASMLARMYVRWAEKKGYKVELQSMSEGEEAGIKSAAYKISGPNAYGWLKSESGVHRLVRISPYDSAARRHTSFSSVWVYPVVDDNIEIEVAPNEIRIDTYRSSGAGGQHVNTTDSAVRITHLPTGIVTTSSEKSQHQNRDIAMKALKSRLYQMELDKRNAAINAAHEAKGDAGWGNQIRSYVLQPYQMVKDLRTGVETSDTQGTLDGDLDKFMAATLAMDVAGKSRAEANAD; from the coding sequence ATGCGCTCCGAAACCCAGAACCATGTTGACGCCATCCGCAAGTCGCTGAAGCTTCTGGCGCAGCGGATGGATTGGGACACGGCACCGCATCGGCTTGAAGAATTCAATGCGATGATCGAAGACCCGAACCTGTGGAACGATCCGGCCAAGGCGCAAAAGCTGATGCGCGAACGCCAGATGCTGCTGGATGCCGTCGGCACCTACAAGATGATCGACAGCGGGCTGCGCGATAATGTGGAGCTGATCGAACTGGGCGAGATGGAGGATGATCAGGAGATCATCACCGAAGCCGAAGCCGCGATCCGCGCGCTGGTCGAGACAGCACGGGCAAAAGAGCTGGAGGCGCTGCTGGATGGTGAGGCCGATGGCAATGACACTTTCCTTGAGGTGAATGCCGGGGCAGGCGGCACCGAAAGCTGCGATTGGGCCAGCATGCTGGCGCGCATGTATGTTCGCTGGGCCGAGAAGAAGGGCTACAAGGTCGAACTGCAATCCATGTCCGAAGGCGAAGAGGCCGGGATCAAATCGGCGGCCTACAAGATTTCCGGCCCCAATGCCTATGGCTGGCTGAAATCGGAAAGTGGCGTGCATCGTCTGGTGCGGATTTCGCCCTACGATTCGGCGGCGCGGCGGCATACCTCGTTCAGCTCGGTCTGGGTCTATCCGGTGGTGGACGACAATATCGAAATCGAGGTGGCCCCCAACGAGATCCGCATTGACACCTATCGGTCGTCGGGCGCGGGCGGGCAGCACGTCAACACCACCGACTCGGCGGTGCGGATCACCCACTTGCCCACCGGCATCGTGACCACCAGTTCCGAAAAATCACAGCACCAGAACCGCGACATCGCCATGAAGGCGCTGAAATCGCGGCTGTATCAGATGGAGCTGGACAAGCGGAACGCGGCGATCAACGCGGCGCATGAGGCCAAGGGCGATGCGGGCTGGGGCAACCAGATCCGCTCCTATGTGTTGCAGCCCTATCAGATGGTGAAAGACCTGCGCACCGGGGTCGAAACCTCGGATACCCAGGGCACGCTGGACGGGGATCTGGACAAGTTCATGGCGGCGACGCTGGCGATGGACGTGGCCGGCAAATCCCGCGCCGAGGCCAATGCCGACTGA
- a CDS encoding peroxiredoxin, with translation MTAVGQPAPDFTLPRDGGGEIRLSALQGGKVVLYFYPKDDTPGCTTEALDFTARAAEFAAAGTTVIGISKDSVKKHDKFVAKHGLGIALVSDEAGTTCEDYGVWVEKSMYGKTYMGIERATFLIGSDGRLAQIWRKVSVPGHVDAVLAAAQAL, from the coding sequence ATCACCGCCGTCGGACAGCCCGCCCCCGATTTCACCCTGCCGCGCGATGGCGGCGGCGAGATCCGCCTTTCCGCCCTGCAAGGTGGCAAGGTGGTGCTGTATTTCTATCCCAAGGACGACACGCCCGGCTGCACCACCGAGGCGCTGGATTTCACCGCCCGCGCAGCCGAGTTTGCCGCAGCAGGCACCACGGTGATCGGCATTTCCAAGGACAGCGTCAAGAAACACGACAAATTCGTCGCCAAACACGGGCTTGGCATCGCACTGGTCTCTGACGAGGCAGGCACCACCTGCGAGGATTACGGCGTCTGGGTCGAAAAAAGCATGTATGGCAAGACCTATATGGGCATCGAACGCGCCACCTTTCTGATCGGCAGCGATGGCAGGCTGGCCCAGATCTGGCGCAAGGTCTCGGTCCCCGGCCATGTCGATGCGGTGCTGGCGGCGGCGCAGGCGCTCTGA
- a CDS encoding bactofilin family protein, which produces MFSKSRINEPGPKQVEGDKPKAPEVPAAKPAMDYMPSASKAKPNASVLSSDLTVVGNLKTTGDIQVEGTVEGDIRAHLLTVGETATIRGEIVADDIVVNGRVIGRVRGLKVRLTSTARVEGDIIHKTIAIESGAHFEGSVQRQDDPLNGVKAIAPPAAE; this is translated from the coding sequence ATGTTTTCTAAAAGCAGAATCAACGAACCCGGTCCGAAGCAGGTCGAGGGCGACAAGCCCAAGGCGCCGGAGGTGCCCGCCGCGAAACCTGCCATGGATTACATGCCTTCCGCGTCGAAGGCCAAGCCGAACGCTTCGGTGCTTTCCTCCGACCTGACGGTCGTGGGCAATCTGAAAACCACCGGCGACATTCAGGTCGAAGGCACGGTCGAGGGCGATATCCGCGCCCATCTGCTGACCGTGGGCGAGACCGCCACCATCAGGGGCGAAATCGTCGCGGATGACATCGTGGTCAATGGCCGGGTGATCGGCCGCGTCCGTGGCCTGAAGGTGCGTCTGACCTCGACTGCGCGGGTCGAAGGCGACATCATCCACAAGACCATCGCCATCGAAAGCGGTGCGCATTTCGAAGGCTCGGTGCAGCGTCAGGATGACCCGCTGAATGGCGTGAAGGCCATTGCACCGCCCGCCGCCGAATAA